A single region of the Ictalurus punctatus breed USDA103 chromosome 17, Coco_2.0, whole genome shotgun sequence genome encodes:
- the LOC108277562 gene encoding olfactory receptor 52B2-like produces the protein MAILTMESLGIPSSIVFSIFIFGIITYCLIILFHSILLVTIVVNRNLHEPMYILLFNLSICDLMGATGFYPQLVCSILSQSREISYAACTLQGIILHLYGTGSLLFLTVMSYDRYVAVCNPLRYHSLMTQSILVKFICMVWSVNFAMIGALFVLTISKEICRTNIVDTYCNNPSLMKLSCEDMSVVNYYGLAIIALVQGFSILIVSLTYIKILITCLSKKQTQSIGKAMQTCGTHLVVFLSFEVNIFLLLVSHRLEAVSPHLRRAFGAAVIIIPPILNPLIYGLKTKEIRQTVFRFLQKKVSSI, from the coding sequence ATGGCAATTCTGACCATGGAATCATTGGGCATACCATCATCCATTGTTTTTTCTATATTCATCTTTGGCATCATCACATACTGTTTAATTATACTCTTCCACTCAATACTACTTGTGACTATTGTTGTAAACCGGAATCTGCATGAGCCCATGTACATACTGCTGTTTAATTTATCCATATGTGACCTTATGGGAGCTACGGGTTTTTACCCACAGCTGGTTTGTAGTATACTGTCTCAGAGCAGAGAAATCTCCTATGCTGCCTGCACCTTACAAGGCATCATTCTTCATCTCTATGGGACTGGATCTCTTTTATTTCTCACTGTTATGTCTTATGACAGATATGTTGCTGTTTGCAACCCTTTGAGATACCACAGTCTGATGACTCAAAGTATCTTGGTGAAATTTATTTGCATGGTCTGGTCTGTAAATTTTGCTATGATTGGGGCTTTATTTGTGCTCACAATAAGCAAAGAAATCTGCAGGACAAACATAGTGGACACATACTGCAATAATCCCTCTCTAATGAAGCTAAGTTGTGAGGATATGAGCGTGGTTAACTACTATGGCCTGGCGATTATAGCTCTTGTACAGGGCTTTTCCATACTGATAGTATCATTAACATATATCAAAATCCTAATTACCTGTCTTTCTAAAAAACAGACACAATCTATAGGTAAGGCAATGCAAACCTGTGGGACacatttagttgtttttctgAGTTTTGAGGTTAACATATTCTTACTACTGGTTTCTCACAGGTTAGAAGCAGTATCTCCACACTTACGCAGGGCTTTTGGTGctgcagttattattattcctcCAATTCTTAACCCTCTAATTTATGGGTTGAAAACAAAGGAAATACGACAAACAGTGTTTAGGTTcttacaaaaaaaggtttcctCTATCTAA
- the LOC108277564 gene encoding olfactory receptor 13D1-like: MTILTMESLDIPPSSVVSAFIFCILTYCLILLFNSMLLATIVAQRNLHKPMYILLFNLTICDLMGATAFYPQLVCSILSQSREISYPACALQGILLHVYGGGSLSFLSVMAYDRYVAICKPLRYNNLMTQSTLVKLIFMVWSVNITLIGTSFILTISTEICRTNIVDMNCNNPSLMKLICEDTRVMNYFGYVTVILLQSFSLLTVSLTYIKILITCLSTKQAKSISKAMQTCGTHLVVFLSFEINTLFLLTSHRLESVSPHLRRAFGISIIIFPPILNPLIYGLKTREIRQTIFKFIQRKISSI, encoded by the coding sequence ATGACAATTCTGACCATGGAATCGTTGGACATTCCACCATCCAGTGTTGTTTCTGCATTTATCTTTTGCATTCTCACATATTGTTTAATTTTACTCTTCAACTCCATGTTGCTTGCGACTATTGTTGCACAAAGGAATCTGCATAAACCAATGTACATACTGCTGTTTAATTTGACCATATGTGACCTTATGGGAGCTACAGCTTTTTACCCACAGTTGGTTTGTAGTATACTGTCTCAGAGTAGAGAAATATCCTACCCTGCCTGTGCCTTGCAAGGCATCCTTCTTCATGTCTATGGGGGAGGATCTCTTTCATTTCTTAGTGTTATGGCTTATGACAGATACGTTGCCATTTGCAAACCTTTGAGATACAATAATCTGATGACCCAAAGTACATTGGTGAAACTTATTTTTATGGTCTGGTCTGTAAATATTACTTTGATCGGGACTTCATTTATACTCACAATAAGCACAGAAATCTGCCGGACAAATATAGTGGACATGAACTGCAATAATCCTTCTTTAATGAAGTTAATCTGTGAGGATACAAGAGTGATGAACTACTTTGGCTATGTTACTGTAATTCTTCTACAAAGTTTTTCCCTACTAACAGTATCGTTAACATATATCAAAATCCTAATTACATGTCTTTCTACAAAACAGGCAAAATCTATAAGTAAGGCAATGCAAACCTGTGGGACacatttagttgtttttctgAGTTTTGAGATTAACACACTGTTTCTATTGACATCTCACAGGTTAGAATCAGTATCTCCACACTTAAGAAGGGCCTTTGGTATTTCAATTATTATCTTTCCTCCAATTCTTAACCCTCTAATTTATGGTTTGAAAACAAGGGAAATTCGACAAACAATTTTTAAGTTCATACAAAGAAAGATTTCTTCTATCTAA